The segment GTATTCGAGCCATACGTGATCCTGTGCTAGCAAGTTTGAGGCTGAAAACAATTTTCCCCAACAAAAGAGGACGAAAATAGATCTTGCACATCCACTGCACATCGAACAAAAAACATGGCCAACTCAGGAGCTCAGGTGGCTAGTTTACCTTCGGAGTGGAGGTCATACAGCCTAGGCACCTGTGTGGCGGGGTGGCGGCGGTAGACACACAACCTGAATGCCTAGACGCCGATTCCCATGGGCACTGCGCTCACGGCGTGGCACATAACCCTCAATGGCATCGGAGGGCCCAATCCAGTCCTGCAGCGAAACCTCCCCAGCCCCGGTGACCTCCTTCTCCTTGATCTCCACCTTCCTTCCCTCGTCCTTCATCTTCCCATTCCCATCCACGCCCTGAAACCCTAACCCGCTCCCATCCCCGGCAGCGGCGGAGGCGCCCTCGACGAGCGCGACAACCGCAGCGAGCCGGTCGAGCGGGACCCCATAGGGCCGGTCATGCCGGAGCGAGGCGGCTAGTGCCATGGAGGCGACGAGGCAGCGGTCGGAGCAGAACTTGCGCGCCTCCTCGAGGTCGTAGACGCGGTGCTCGCTGAGGGCGATGTGGAAGCGTGgcaccgtggcggcggcggcggcgccggaggAGGGGAGAGGATCGGGGCACGCGGGGTTGCCGCAGGCATCGGCAATGGTGCGCTCGGTGACGACGTCGTCGTAGTCGGCGCGGGAGAGAAGCGCGGAGGCGGCCGCGTGGAGGAGCGCCTCGTTTGACGCCGCGGCGCAGTCCAGCAGCGCTATTTGGATGCGCAGCACCACTGAGGCCACCGTTCGCGGCGCCTCCGCCGCGGCGGCCGGGGAGCTCATCGTGGGAAGGTTCGCAGAAGGCGGCGATGTCCGGTGAGCGGCCGCGCGGTCGGTGGTTGCGAACATCCGGGGGCACGCGGTGGGTGTCGAGGTTCGAGGGCTGGCGGGCGGCGAGGGCCGGTCGTCCGGTGGTGGATGGGCGAGCAGCAGGGGCAGGCGGGCAGGCGGCGAGATGCGGAGGTGGCTCGTGGAGGCGCAACAGGAGCAGAGAAGATGCGTGTGTGTCTGGTGTGATCACTTAGCTAGGGTTAGGAGTTTTGGGCCAAAATTTTGCGGAAGTGAGCTGAAAAGATGGGCCAAAATTTAGCAACGGATGATTTGATTCAGTTTATAATATATAGCGACGAACGATCCAAAGTAAAAGCTAAATAACTACAGCGACGGACCATCCATCGCAATATTCAATTTTAGCAACTGAGGGTCCGAGGAAAACTTTTAGCGACTCACCGTTCAACGCTAATTTAAAATTTTAGCAACAGACGTTAG is part of the Sorghum bicolor cultivar BTx623 chromosome 10, Sorghum_bicolor_NCBIv3, whole genome shotgun sequence genome and harbors:
- the LOC8072837 gene encoding putative RNA polymerase II subunit B1 CTD phosphatase RPAP2 homolog, producing the protein MFATTDRAAAHRTSPPSANLPTMSSPAAAAEAPRTVASVVLRIQIALLDCAAASNEALLHAAASALLSRADYDDVVTERTIADACGNPACPDPLPSSGAAAAATVPRFHIALSEHRVYDLEEARKFCSDRCLVASMALAASLRHDRPYGVPLDRLAAVVALVEGASAAAGDGSGLGFQGVDGNGKMKDEGRKVEIKEKEVTGAGEVSLQDWIGPSDAIEGYVPRRERSAHGNRRLGIQVVCLPPPPRHTGA